The Zobellia alginiliquefaciens genome contains a region encoding:
- a CDS encoding gliding motility-associated C-terminal domain-containing protein, translated as MMKKHIIFFGSFVCSLCSHQMVAQDSFHNFGNIKMHENAQIGFYQDLINDGSFDENKGLAGFYNEDVAYISGAFRPVFKDLEIVVDNDLVLEVGIGVTNNSNFISGDLVTPRFLVDTNIEYINNSFYNGDANFTKVNGYASVKNKKDFIFPIGHFDKLRPLKLASDEINENAKSAYFYEDPNSPSTFRTSFYTENRTDILIAISNQEFWDLDTKTPSKVTLGWDTESNLSSFLDAIENLRVVGWHSERNIWEDLGNTGLDGDFEQGEITSDVFTPDDYTVITFGGSLSMQSVDLGNYLLTPNGDGNADFFVLKAVSISPNNKLTIFNRWGRSVYEATNYDNTFEGTANVNGVYNTAKKLPAGVYFYTIDLKDIGLKHQGFIYINQE; from the coding sequence ATGATGAAAAAACATATAATTTTCTTTGGCAGCTTTGTTTGTAGTCTGTGCAGTCATCAAATGGTTGCGCAAGACTCGTTTCATAATTTTGGCAATATAAAAATGCATGAAAATGCCCAAATCGGTTTCTACCAAGATTTGATAAATGACGGGTCTTTTGACGAGAACAAAGGACTAGCTGGATTTTATAACGAAGATGTAGCTTACATTAGTGGTGCCTTTAGACCTGTTTTTAAGGACTTGGAAATTGTTGTAGATAATGACCTTGTACTAGAAGTTGGTATTGGTGTTACCAATAATAGCAACTTTATTTCAGGAGATTTGGTTACCCCAAGATTTTTGGTCGATACCAATATAGAATACATTAACAACTCCTTTTATAATGGCGATGCCAACTTTACGAAAGTAAACGGATACGCTTCGGTAAAAAATAAAAAGGACTTTATCTTTCCTATTGGTCATTTTGATAAATTAAGACCATTAAAACTAGCTTCGGACGAAATTAATGAAAATGCCAAGTCGGCTTATTTTTATGAGGACCCTAACAGTCCTTCTACTTTTCGCACATCATTTTACACCGAAAACAGAACGGATATACTCATAGCTATCAGTAATCAGGAATTTTGGGACTTAGATACGAAAACACCTTCTAAAGTAACCTTAGGGTGGGATACAGAAAGTAACCTGTCTAGTTTTCTTGATGCCATAGAAAACCTAAGAGTAGTAGGTTGGCATTCGGAAAGAAATATTTGGGAAGATTTGGGAAACACGGGACTGGATGGTGATTTTGAACAAGGTGAAATAACTTCGGATGTTTTTACTCCGGACGATTATACCGTAATTACTTTTGGAGGCAGTCTTAGCATGCAAAGTGTGGATCTGGGCAACTACCTCTTAACCCCAAATGGGGATGGTAATGCCGATTTTTTTGTTCTGAAAGCCGTTTCCATATCACCTAATAACAAACTTACCATTTTTAACAGATGGGGGCGTTCTGTCTACGAGGCCACCAACTATGACAATACCTTTGAAGGCACCGCTAATGTTAATGGAGTTTATAATACTGCCAAAAAATTACCAGCAGGCGTTTATTTCTATACTATAGATTTAAAGGATATTGGTCTTAAGCACCAAGGATTTATATATATAAACCAAGAATAA